A genomic window from Hippocampus zosterae strain Florida chromosome 13, ASM2543408v3, whole genome shotgun sequence includes:
- the ears2 gene encoding probable glutamate--tRNA ligase, mitochondrial, which produces MSWSWLRTCRWYLNRTVTLGDFHCSATATKRRTKRLPDCASSRRYATTDGGDVRVRFAPSPTGFLHLGGLRTALYNYIFAKKYGGSFVLRLEDTDQSRLVPGAAEAIEEMLQWAGIPPDESPARGGPLGPYLQSKRLELYRQAASQLVDGGHAYHCFCSPQRLELLKKEALRTGQTPRYDNRCRHLRGEQVQEKLAQGAPHVIRFRLEEGVESFQDLIFGWNRHEVAQVEGDPVVIKADGFPTYHLANIVDDHHMRISHVLRGSEWLISTSKHLLMYRALGWQPPAFGHLPLLTNKDGSKLSKRQGDIFIQKFQRDGVLPEALLDITTNCGSGFSSNRVGRTIDELISEFNPSRITTHSALLDLEKLPEFNKTHLQHHIEDEQKCNFLIKDLQEQIREAYTSAIQDEDLLYDDYIRRVLHLRKGHISSLRELVSPAYSYLWVRPSFSSQQVAALSTEARQVATFALKLVEERGEAAAVDQISKDLKTLAKQTKGTKYSDVMRLLRLTLSGLQQGPSVAEMMVALGPAETIHRLQKLLLLDETS; this is translated from the exons ATGTCATGGTCGTGGCTCAGAACGTGCCGTTGGTACCTGAACCGGACGGTCACTCTCGGGGACTTTCATTGCTCCGCTACCGCCACAAAACGGCGGACGAAACGCCTGCCTGACTGTGCTTCCAGCAGACGATACGCAACGACGGATGGAGGCGATGTACGGGTGAGGTTCGCCCCAAGCCCGACAG GTTTCTTGCACCTTGGAGGTCTTCGCACGGCTCTCTACAATTACATCTTTGCCAAGAAGTATGGCGGGTCGTTTGTGCTGCGCCTGGAGGACACTGATCAAAGCAGGCTGGTACCAGGGGCTGCTGAGGCCATAGAAGAAATGTTACAGTGGGCAG GTATACCTCCAGATGAGAGTCCAGCCCGGGGCGGGCCGCTGGGTCCGTACCTTCAGTCAAAAAGATTGGAGCTTTATAGACAGGCAGCCTCACAGCTGGTGGACGGGGGCCACGCTTACCACTGTTTCTGCAGCCCTCAAAGGCTGGAGCTGCTCAAAAAAGAGGCCCTGAGGACAGGACAGACTCCCAG GTATGACAACCGGTGTCGACACCTTCGAGGTGAGCAGGTCCAGGAAAAGCTGGCCCAGGGAGCGCCCCATGTCATTAGGTTCCGTCTCGAGGAGGGAGTGGAGTCCTTTCAGGATCTCATCTTTGGGTGGAATCGTCACGAGGTGGCACAG GTGGAGGGTGACCCCGTGGTTATAAAAGCAGACGGTTTCCCCACCTACCACCTCGCGAACATAGTGGACGACCACCACATGAGGATCAGCCATGTACTTCGGGGCTCCGAGTGGCTAATCTCCACATCCAAGCACCTCCTTATGTACCGGGCCCTCGGATGGCAGCCGCCCGCCTTCGGACACCTGCCCCTGCTGACTAACAAGGACGGCAGCAAACTATCCAAGAGGCAGGGGGACATATTCATCCAGAAATTCCAGAGAGATGGCGTCCTGCCGGAGGCTCTGCTGGACATCACCACCAACTGCGGCTCAGGATTCAGCA GCAATCGAGTGGGACGGACAATAGATGAACTGATCTCCGAGTTTAACCCTTCCAGGATCACAACGCATTCTGCTCTGCTTGACCTTGAAAAGCTGCCGGAGTTCAACAA aacCCACCTGCAGCATCATATTGAAGATGAGCAGAAATGCAATTTTCTGATAAAGGATCTGCAGGAACAAATCAGAGAGGCCTACACATCTGCGATCCAGGATGAAGACCTCCTGTATGATGATTATATCAGGCGGGTTCTACACTTACGAAAG GGTCACATATCCTCTCTGCGGGAGCTCGTAAGTCCCGCTTACTCGTACCTATGGGTGCGTCCTTCCTTTTCCAGTCAACAGGTGGCAGCACTCTCCACAGAGGCCCGGCAGGTCGCCACATTTGCGCTTAA ATTAGTGGAAGAACGAGGAGAGGCAGCTGCCGTGGATCAAATCAGCAAAGATTTGAAGACGCTGGCCAAGCAGACCAAGGGCACCAAATACAGTGACGTGATGAGGCTTTTACGGTTGACTCTCAGCGGACTGCAG CAAGGACCCAGCGTCGCGGAAATGATGGTGGCTTTGGGGCCTGCGGAGACCATCCATCGATTGCAGAAGCTTCTTCTGCTTGATGAGACCAGTTAG